Genomic window (Ancylothrix sp. D3o):
AAATTCTAATGCTTGGCGGTTGCCGGCTTTCGCTGCGTGGCCGAGTTCCGCCGGTTCTGTGCTGGTGCGGCGGCGAATGGCTTGGACAGAAACGTGCTGCTCTAAAGATCCCCTATTGCCGCTGTGACATTCTGCACCATATAGGTCAATTGTGATTAAACCAAGTTCTCCAGCGGCGCCGGTGTGGCCGGTGAATAACTTCCCATTAAGTATAATTGCGCCGCCAACACCTGTACCTAATGTGAGCATGATTAAATTTTGAAAATGCCGACCGGCCCCTAACCAAGCTTCGCCAAGGCCGGCACAGTTGGCATCGTTGGCTAAGATCACAGGCCGGCCGGTGTTTTTTTCCAGCCAGTCGGCAAGGGGTACATTGTGCCAGTCGGCGAGATTAATGGCGACTTTGGCAATGCGTCCCTTTGCATCCACCGGCCCCGGAGTCCCGACACCAATGGCGACGCATTCTTGCTGGGGATCTAGTTGGGAAATGGCCTCTGCCATGACTTGAAAAACGGCGTTAGGAGTGGCCGGATGAGGGGTGGGAATGCTGAGGTTTTGGTGACAAGTTCCGCTGTGATCAAAACGGCCTATTTTGATTGCACTTCCGCCTAAATCGATGCCTATGACTTCTTTCTTTTTCATGGTTATTTGATATGCTTTTTGTTTATTCTACTTTTTTTTGTGACAGGGAAGTTGTAAAGGAAAAAATAGGGGAAAGAAAAAGAGGGTTTTTTGAACCGCAGATTAACGCAGATGGACGCAGATAGGTTATTTGTTTTGGAGATCGTTTGGTTTTAGTTGGTAACCAAACGTTCATAAAATTTTTCTAAGGTTTTAATCGGTTTTAAATCATCCCAAAGGAGGTTTTCGTTAGTTTTTAGGCGTTCAAGGATGTTATTTTTCCAGAGGGTATCGGTACCTAAACGGACGGCGATTTCTATGTAGTCGGCTTTTTCTTTGGCGATCAGGGAAGTTAGGTTGAGCCTTTTTAAAATTCCGTAGGAATGTCTGCCTCGCATTAGTTCCCCTGGATAGGTGACAACCGGCAAATTACAGGCTAAAGCTTCTAGGGTTGTGTGTCCGCCAGACCAGCCAAAACTGTCTAAATAAATATTAGAAATTAAATTCAAATTCCAGTAATCATCTTGATTGAGTTTGGGTAAGATTACACAATAATTATCAGCGTTGAGGTTATAGTTAGCAAAAGCGCGTTTGATTCGTTGTTTAAATCGTTCGGCTATAGCGGTGTTGGGGCGGGCTATAAATACAAATTGGGCTTGGGGGACTCGCTGGGCAATAGCTGCAAATACTCCGTCATATTGAGGTAAGTATTTATGGAATGTTTGGCAGCAAAGATAGACAACCCCATCGTTACGGAGTTGAAAGTCTGCACGGGTTTTTGTGGGTTGGGGGAGAACCGGTTTTGCGTAGGAAATACCAAGGTTTGGCAGTAAAACTACTTGTTCTGAATAATGTTGTTGTGGGTTTGCCGGCTCCATTAATTCGCTTGATAAAAAGTAATCAATAGTTGGCAAACCGGAGGTTTCTGGATGCGCCCACGTTGTACACTGCACCGGCGCAAGTCTCATCGCTGCTAGAGGAGTTATTTGAGCTTGTTGTCCAATATCAATATAGGTTA
Coding sequences:
- a CDS encoding ROK family protein, producing the protein MKKKEVIGIDLGGSAIKIGRFDHSGTCHQNLSIPTPHPATPNAVFQVMAEAISQLDPQQECVAIGVGTPGPVDAKGRIAKVAINLADWHNVPLADWLEKNTGRPVILANDANCAGLGEAWLGAGRHFQNLIMLTLGTGVGGAIILNGKLFTGHTGAAGELGLITIDLYGAECHSGNRGSLEQHVSVQAIRRRTSTEPAELGHAAKAGNRQALEFWETYGHQLGAGLASLIYVLTPEAIILGGGVAASAEFFLPATMGEIERRVIPECRSDLQILTAELGNTAGMVGAAKLAWQLINH